The Paenibacillus swuensis genome contains the following window.
CCCTCGCTTAGTTCGATGTATCTAGTTCAAGTTTATCTACACGTTCATTTAGTTGATCATAATCAACTTCCAATAAACGCAGTCTACGGTCAACCTTGTTGAAGTTGTTATTAGTTTCTCTGCGGAAATCGTAAAATTCATTTTTTAAGATCGTCAACGGACGTCTTTAACTCGTTTATATCCTTTTTTATGTGAAGTACTGCGTCTTGAGTCGTCGTAGCCTTTGCGTCAAGAGTTTCAAGCGCCTTTAATACAGCACTCATGAATTCACGTTCGTTCATTTCCATTCGATCAACCTCCTGATTATATTATAATATCATGCTAAGCGCCCAGACGGTGGCTCAATCCTTCTAAATAATGAATAAAAATTGCTCCCCTCGCGGCAACAGTTTTATAATCTCAACTGTCTACCGTATGGGGAGTCTATCAGTCATCAGCCCGGAGCGCGCTCTTATTACGGAGTTACCTTCACACTCGTAGCAGAGCTTATCGACTTATTTAACCACAGCAACAATTGTCCGTTACTCACGACAGCTTCGTAATCCACGCCTGCCGTCAGGGCTACGTTGTTGAGTGACACTGCAGCGCTGCCCGCGTTCCAGTTGGTAATCTTGAAAGCGGGGTTCTTCTGCGTCTGACCGGCAACCGGCGTGATCGTGAAATTCGTTTCCGTTGCGCCGGTGCGGTTGAACTCGATGGTTTTGTCCGGATAGTAAGTGCCGGTATATGCGCTGTTCCCATTGTTCATCGTGATGGTGCCTGGCTTCAGCCAAGCGCTGGTATGATTGCGCATCGCCGCATAATCATTGGAAGCGGAGAGACCGATTAAGGACGTATACTCCCGATATTTCCTGCCATTGCCGTCCGTCTTGTAGTTGGAGGACCAGTTCGTCCCTGAATTGTACTGCCCCAAGCCGAACATGGATGTATGAGCCGGAACGCCGGGGAACACAGCGAATGTGCTGTTATAGTCCGGGCTTCCGTCCGCTCGCTTCGCCCACCATATTTCCTTGTTGATCGGGAAGTGGCCGAACTTCCATTTCATATCATGCCATGACATCTCCACATCCAGGTTGAGTCCGGCGGATACGCCTTTATCCACATAGTCCGACGTATGCTCGTTATTCCAAACCGCATACGCATCCAGATTGTTCAGATGTCCCACGGTGATCCATTGCTTCCAGTTATGCAGCGTTGGCAAGTACTGCGAGTCGAACGTCTTCGTGCCGCTCGCCTGATACGTATTGTTGAAGCCGCTCATTGTCGACTTCGTGAAGTTCAATAAATTACCTTCCAAGTTAGTGAAGGAGGAGACAGTATCTGCAATATACGTTTCCGGGTACTGCGCGCCTTTACCGTTCGTAATCACCATCGGTTCCGACAGCTCGAAGCCCTTGTTGCTCCAGTTTCCGTCCAGCTTCGGCTTGAAGTAAATATGCCGCGTTCCGGTTCCGTCCGGATAGATGGTCCAGTACTCATCGACTTCCGGATACTGTCCGTTGTTGTTCCCCACAGAGCTTAAGTCCGAAGGATTCGCGGAAGATCCCAGAACTTCATAGTTGGGATTAATCAGGGTGTATTTCCAGTGAATTTTTTTGCGAACCGCCGTGTCCTCCAGAATATTCACCGTGGTCCAGCGCCGCGTCCGATCCGACATCGGCTCGAAGCACCCCAGCAAGCCGTTCGTTGCCCAAGATTCCACGAATTCATAGCTGAACGCCGTCTTGTCATCCAACTGCCACATCGGCACATAATTCGCCTGATCCCAGAATACTAGCTTCCGATCCTGATTGCGGTAAGCGAACTTGTCCCCGAACGTTACTACAACGGCTTCGCCCGCATAACCGCCCCAATTGTATTCGCGTTTCGTTGCTTTGAAGCCTGTGCCCACATCGCTCTGATCGTCGTGCGGCTTGTTCACCGCACGCAGGTTATCGTACTTAACGGTAACGCCGTTGCCATCCCGGACCAGAGGCATTACATAGAATTCGGAGCCTGCGGCGTTCCAATCCTTCGACGGAGCCAGTTCCACCCAGTCTTCTACATACTGACCGCTGATGGTGGCGCCGATTCGCAGGTAATAATGGAAGAAGCCCGTATTGTTATTACGTATAATGCGCAGCTTCTTGGCATGATTCTTCGTGGGCAGCGAATATTTGCCGTCCAGCGCCACGTCATAGCGGTCACTGTTGTTTAACGTGTAGCCGGGATCGGTCGGATTCGCCGTAAGCCCGGTGTTGTCGCGGACGTTATTGACCCCGTTCTGGCGATCCAGCACTTCGGCATGAATCGAGCCGTTCCAGTTATAGATGTTGATTGCGGTCCAATTGTTGTAATCCGGGGCATTGTTCGTCTTCTTCACGAGCGCAAGTCCGATAGGAACTTCCAGGTTCGCATCCACCTCCGCATAAAAGTGGCCGGATACCGCTTTGGTGTTATAGACACCGAACGTGGAGTTGCTGTTCGTATTCGTAATATTGAGGCCGCCGTTCGACACATTAAACGAACCGCCGGAATTCCCGTACAAGTAAAAGCTCTGGTAAGATCCCGTGGTGTTGAAAGCATCATTCAGTTGAACCGTCCCGTTCTCCGCGGAAGCTGGCGATCCCTGCCAAACCAAGACAGCGCTTACACAAAACAGAGCCACAAATGCGTTTCTAAGGCTCCATGCATACTTCTTCTTCATTAATTCATCCTCCTAATCATTAACTACATTTATAATCGCCTTGCAAACAACCAAGCACCCCCTTGAATTAGTATAAAAAAAGAGACACAGAAACGTATATGCAGCTCTTGTGTCTCCCCATTGCGTAAGTTTGCTTATCCCTTTACGGCACCGGCCATAATGCCCTTCGTAATCTGCTCGGAGAAGAGCAGGTAGATCGCGACGGACGGAATACTGATTAACGTCAGCACGGCGAATTGAGCGCCATAATTGCTGGAGTATTGTCCTTGAAATTGAATAATCGAGAACGGAAGTGTCTTCAGCGACTCCGATGAGATAAAAGTCAGCGGATTAATATAATCGCTCCAGCTGGCTAGAAACACCATGACGCTAATCGCGGCAATTGCCGGTTTACACAACGGGATGACGACCTTCATGACCAGACCGAAGATGTTCAAGCCGTCGATAACAGCCACTTCTTCCATCTCGCGGGGCAGGCTGACCAGGAAGCCGGTCAGGATGAACGTGGAAATAGGGATGTTGAACGCGATACCCGGTAAGATGAGGGACCAGTAGGTGTCGAGTAAGCCGATATTTTTGAAAATAAGAAAATTCGCCAGTAACGTCGTTTGCACCGGAATAATCATCCCGATCAGGATGATGCCGAGCACGACGCCTCTCCACTTCCAATACATGCGTGTGAAGGCGTAAGCCATGAAGATCGAGATCAGTGTAGTCATAACGATGGTAACCGCGGTGACAAGAACGCTGTTCAGGAAGAATTGCGGCACTTTCCCATGGGTCAACGCGTCGCTGTAATTCTTCCAATGGAACGGATCCGGCCACTTCAGAATGCTGGAACCGAAGAATTCGCTGCTGGGCAGGAAAGAGAAGTTAAACAGCCACAGTAAGGGGAAGATCTGAAGGACCGCGATGATGGCGATGGTGCCCCATATTCCTAGTTTTCGCAGCATCACGCTTCACCCTCTTCCGATTTCATCATTTTGTTCATGGCAAAAGTAACCAACAGACAGATAACAACGAAGGTAATCGAAACCGCGTTCCCGTATCCGTACCGATTCAAGCTGAACGCTTCCTCATACATGTAAGTCAGAGGCATATGGGTAGACTTGAACGGACCGCCGTTCGTCATAAGCTTTGTAATATCGAACATCTTCAAGCTCGCGATGACGGCAAGAATCACATTCACTTTAATAATAGGCTTCAGCATAGGCAGGTCAATCAGCGTATGAATCTGGAAATTGCTTGCGCCGTCCAGCTTGGCCGCTTCATGCAGATCCGCGGGAATGCCCTTGAGGCCGGTGTAATACAGCAGGAATGCGTAACCGAAGCCGCACCACATGGAGACGAGAATAATACACCAGATGGCGGTCTTGGGGTCGCCCAGCCAATCATGCTGCCAGGATTCCAGACCGACGATATCGAGCAGATGGTTCAACAATCCGAATTGTGTGGAGAAGATGCTGCTCCATACCATGGAACCGACAACGACGCCGATAATTGTAGGCAGGAAGTAGACGGCGCGGATCGCTTTCTCGCCGCGGCCAAGATATTGGGCGAACATGCCCGCCGCAATCGCGATGGGATGCTGTATGAAGATCAAGGCGAGCATCATGAGCAGCGCGTTCCATAAGGAATGATAGAAATCGCCGTCGCGAATGAGTTCCTTGTAATTATCCAAACCGATGAACGTATAAGGCTGTAACAAATCATAATTGGTGAAGGAATAGAATGCGCTATAAATCAGCGGAATTAAGATAAAACAGGCGAAGAACAGCAAGCCCGGCATGATGAATAACGTAATGATCAGCTTGTTGGAAAGCATCTTGGTCATCTCTACAACTCCTAACCCCGATAAGGAACGGGATTCTCCTGTAACCAGGAGAGTCCCGCGCTATCGTTCTTTATATTTATTTGGCCGCGTTCTTCTCGGCTGCTTGATCTAACGCTTTCTGGAACTCTTCCGGTGTCGAAGCTCCCGCAAGAAGCTTCATCAGCGCATTGTAGTAATCCTTCTGGTTATCTCCTGCCAACGTGTTCTGGATAATATCGCTGGTGGACGTCGCCGAGGAGAAGATGGTTGTAAAATCCTTCTGAAGGTTGTTCTCTTTCCCCGTGAAGAACTGATCATACTTCTGCGTAGGAATCGCCGTGCCTTGCTGCCAGGCCGTCTTCGCCCAATTGTCAGGCAGGAATACCCATTTCAGGAACGCTTTCGCTTCTTCGAGATGCTTGGACTTGTTGGAGATGGAATAGCCGCCTCCGAACCATAGCGCTGTATCGGTCGCTTTCGCTTTAGCCGAACCCGGGAACGCGAAGGCTCCGAACGAATCGCGCATTTCTTGCGGAATATTCTCATCCACCGCCATACCCATTTCCCATTCGCCGATTAGGAACATCGCGGCCTTGCCCTGCGCGAACATATTCTTAGCTGTGTCGTAATCGTTGTTCAGGAAGCCGGCGCCGAAGTATTCTTTCTTGGCCATCTCCTGGTACGTCTTCGCCGCTTCAATAACGGATGGATCCATGAATGTTCCTGTACGATCCAGACCTTTCTTGGCCACATCGAATGTGCCTGCCGCGCGCTGCAGCATCAGGTCGAACG
Protein-coding sequences here:
- a CDS encoding carbohydrate ABC transporter permease, whose product is MLRKLGIWGTIAIIAVLQIFPLLWLFNFSFLPSSEFFGSSILKWPDPFHWKNYSDALTHGKVPQFFLNSVLVTAVTIVMTTLISIFMAYAFTRMYWKWRGVVLGIILIGMIIPVQTTLLANFLIFKNIGLLDTYWSLILPGIAFNIPISTFILTGFLVSLPREMEEVAVIDGLNIFGLVMKVVIPLCKPAIAAISVMVFLASWSDYINPLTFISSESLKTLPFSIIQFQGQYSSNYGAQFAVLTLISIPSVAIYLLFSEQITKGIMAGAVKG
- a CDS encoding carbohydrate ABC transporter permease, encoding MTKMLSNKLIITLFIMPGLLFFACFILIPLIYSAFYSFTNYDLLQPYTFIGLDNYKELIRDGDFYHSLWNALLMMLALIFIQHPIAIAAGMFAQYLGRGEKAIRAVYFLPTIIGVVVGSMVWSSIFSTQFGLLNHLLDIVGLESWQHDWLGDPKTAIWCIILVSMWCGFGYAFLLYYTGLKGIPADLHEAAKLDGASNFQIHTLIDLPMLKPIIKVNVILAVIASLKMFDITKLMTNGGPFKSTHMPLTYMYEEAFSLNRYGYGNAVSITFVVICLLVTFAMNKMMKSEEGEA
- a CDS encoding ABC transporter substrate-binding protein, whose product is MKWNKGALLSVAMASVLLFTACNSNSNTGANNKGAEPNTNKNNTTTEATKEDVTLKFFSNTPDRTSGLGLLEQTIIDQYMKENPHIKIVVETAQTDPYRDKIKLYNASNTLPDIFNSWGDNAFMEPMINNNSLAELDLNDYKDGGFVPGALERFTRGGKLYGIPKNADFWAVMYNKKIFEDNGLTVPTTLDELTVVADKLKAKKIVPIAMAGKEQWEPAITFDLMLQRAAGTFDVAKKGLDRTGTFMDPSVIEAAKTYQEMAKKEYFGAGFLNNDYDTAKNMFAQGKAAMFLIGEWEMGMAVDENIPQEMRDSFGAFAFPGSAKAKATDTALWFGGGYSISNKSKHLEEAKAFLKWVFLPDNWAKTAWQQGTAIPTQKYDQFFTGKENNLQKDFTTIFSSATSTSDIIQNTLAGDNQKDYYNALMKLLAGASTPEEFQKALDQAAEKNAAK